A genome region from Gambusia affinis linkage group LG24, SWU_Gaff_1.0, whole genome shotgun sequence includes the following:
- the clcn4 gene encoding H(+)/Cl(-) exchange transporter 4, producing the protein MAAAEGVSLPTPTEEMNGAGTLMDFLDEPFPDVGTYEDFHTIDWLREKSRDTDRHRKITSKSKESIWELIKSLLDAWSGWVVMLLIGLLSGSLAGVIDLAVDWMTDLKEGVCLSAFWYSHEQCCWTSNQTTFADRDKCPQWQKWAELMTGHAEGAGAYLLNYFLYILWALLFSFLAVSLVRVFAPYACGSGIPEIKTILSGFIIRGYLGKWTLLIKTVTLVLAVSSGLSLGKEGPLVHVACCCGNLFCSLFSKYSKNEGKRREVLSAAAAAGVSVAFGAPIGGVLFSLEEVSYYFPLKTLWRSFFAALVAAFTLRSINPFGNSRLVLFYVEYHTPWYMAELVPFILLGVFGGLWGTLFIRANIAWCRRRKTTQLGKYPVLEVIIVTGITALLAYPNPYTRRSTSELISELFNDCGALESSQLCDYYNNPNMSRPVDDIPDRPAGPGVYNAMWQLTLALIFKIVITIFTFGMKIPSGLFIPSMAVGAIAGRIVGIAVEQMAYHHHDWIIFKNWCRPGADCVTPGLYAMVGAAACLGGVTRMTVSLVVIMFELTGGLEYIVPLMAAAVTSKWVADAFGKEGIYESHIQLNGYPYLDVRDEFTHRTLATDVMRPRRNDPPLAVLTQDSTTVEDVETLIKDTDYNGFPVVVSRESERLIGFVQRRDLTLAIKNARQKQDGVVSSSVVYFTEDAPQLPASNPQPLKLRRILNLSPFTVTDHTPMETVVDIFRKLGLRQCLVTRSGRLLGIITKKDVLRHMAQMMNQDPESIMFN; encoded by the exons ATGGCGGCTGCAGAAG GTGTCAGCCTTCCCACTCCCACGGAGGAGATGAACGGGGCCGGGACGCTCATGGACTTCCTGGACGAGCCGTTCCCCGACGTGGGGACCTACGAGGACTTCCACACCATCGACTGGCTGAGGGAGAAGTCCAGGGACACGGACCGGCACCGAAAG ATCACCAGTAAGAGCAAAGAGTCCATCTGGGAGCTGATCAAGAGCCTCCTGGACGCCTGGTCCGGATGGGTGGTGATGCTGCTCATCGGCCTGCTCTCTG GCTCGCTGGCCGGGGTCATCGACCTGGCGGTGGACTGGATGACGGACCTGAAGGAGGGCGTGTGCCTGTCGGCGTTCTGGTACAGCCATGAGCAGTGCTGCTGGACCTCCAACCAGACCACCTTCGCCGACCGGGACAAGTGTCCGCAGTGGCAGAAGTGGGCCGAGCTGATGACGGGCCACGCCGAG GGTGCCGGGGCGTACCTGCTGAACTACTTCCTGTACATCCTGTGGGCCCTGCTGTTCTCCTTCCTGGCCGTGTCGCTGGTCCGAGTCTTCGCCCCGTACGCCTGCGGGTCGGGAATCCCGGAG ATCAAAACCATCCTGAGCGGGTTCATCATCCGGGGCTACCTGGGGAAGTGGACCCTGCTGATAAAGACCGTCACGCTGGTTCTGGCCGTGTCGTCGGGCCTCAGCCTGGGGAAGGAGGGCCCGCTGGTCCATGTGGCCTGTTGCTGTGGAAACCTCTTCTGCAGCCTCTTCTCCAAGTACAGCAAGAACGAGGGCAAGAGGCGCGAG GTGTTAtcggcggcggcagcagctgGAGTGTCGGTGGCCTTTGGAGCCCCGATCGGAGGAGTTCTGTTCAGCCTAGAGGAG GTGAGTTATTATTTCCCCCTGAAGACTCTGTGGCGTTCCTTCTTTGCCGCTCTGGTCGCCGCCTTTACGCTGCGCTCCATCAACCCGTTTGGAAACAGTCGCCTGGTTCTGTTCTACGTGGAGTACCACACTCCCTGGTACATGGCCGAGCTGGTCCCCTTCATCCTGTTGGGGGTGTTCGGCGGCCTCTGGGGGACGCTCTTCATCCGGGCCAACATCGCCTGGTGCCGGCGCAGGAAGACCACCCAGCTGGGGAAGTATCCGGTCCTGGAGGTGATCATCGTGACAGGAATCACCGCCCTGCTGGCGTACCCCAACCCCTACACCCGCCGCAGCACCAGCGAGCTCATCTCTGAGCTCTTCAACGACTGCGGCGCTCTGGAGTCGTCGCAGCTCTGCGACTACTATAACAACCCCAACATGAGTCGGCCGGTGGACGACATTCCTGACCGTCCGGCGGGACCCGGGGTCTACAACGCCATGTGGCAGCTGACCCTCGCCCTCATCTTCAAGATCGTCATCACCATCTTCACCTTCGGCATGAAG ATCCCGTCGGGACTCTTCATTCCCAGCATGGCGGTGGGAGCCATCGCTGGTCGGATCGTTGGGATCGCCGTGGAGCAGATGGCGTATCACCACCATGACTGGATTATCTTCAAGAACTGGTGCCGGCCCGGCGCTGACTGCGTCACACCGGGACTCTACGCCATGGTGGGGGCTGCTGCCTGTCTGG GTGGGGTGACCAGAATGACCGTCTCCCTGGTGGTCATCATGTTCGAACTGACCGGTGGGTTGGAGTACATCGTCCCTCTGATGGCTGCCGCCGTCACCAGTAAATGGGTGGCCGACGCCTTTGGGAAGGAGGGCATCTACGAGTCTCACATCCAGCTCAACGGCTACCCCTACCTGGACGTCAGGGACGAGTTTACCCACCGCACCCTGGCCACTGACGTGATGCGACCCCGCCGGAACGACCCTCCGCTGGCCGTCCTCACACAGGACAGCACTACAGTGGAGGACGTGGAGACGCTCATCAAGGATACCGACTACAACGGCTTTCCTGTGGTTGTGTCCAGGGAGTCGGAGAGGCTGATTGGATTCGTCCAACGCAGGGACCTCACCCTGGCCATCA AAAACGCCCGTCAGAAGCAGGACGGCGTGGTCAGCAGCTCCGTGGTTTATTTCACAGAGGACGCACCGCAGCTGCCGGCCAGCAACCCTCAGCCGCTGAAGCTGCGACGCATCCTGAACCTTAGTCCCTTCACCGTCACCGACCACACGCCCATGGAGACGGTGGTGGACATCTTCCGCAAACTGGGCCTCCGGCAGTGCCTGGTCACCAGGAGCGG GCGTCTCCTGGGCATCATCACCAAGAAGGACGTCCTTCGCCACATGGCCCAGATGATGAACCAGGATCCAGAGTCCATCATGTTCAACTGA